The Ooceraea biroi isolate clonal line C1 chromosome 7, Obir_v5.4, whole genome shotgun sequence genomic sequence TCgagtttgaaatttatatcttcACGAGTCATCCAATACCTCCATAGTCTGAAGCTGTATTCCGAGCCTGGTACTTTAATCTGTAATATGTACATGTTTTGTAATATGTTTTCATACACACACTTATCTTATCTTCCCTTTGgggaaaaaatgtatatttagaCGAAAGAGTTAAAACGGAAAATATCTTGCAGCGGAAAATTTTAAGAGAGATAAAGTACTAGAAAATGCAAGTATaacaaatcattattttcggATCGCGTTATGCAATCAAATATTGTAACTAAAACTGATTACCTTTTCTGCGAAGCCCGTAAGTTCTTTAAAGTGAGCCACTGCCTTCATTAATGCCGCTTGCATAGCTCCGCTCACTTTGCTCGTCCTCAAGTCGCAAGAATTCGCCTGATAGTACACTTTCAAATTCTTCACGTTTACCGGCTCATCCAGCCTTACTTTGGACACGTTAGGGCCGATCAATACCTTCATGGAGGGTATTAGATCCTCGGTCTTTCTACAGATTGGTCCAACTGCTACCATCGTGCTTGGATAATCGATATCGCGTAATCCGATGCCAGCTACTGGAGTTAAACCTGACAACATCAATAGtcaagtaaattattatcaactatttttacattattatcaattattattaacaatctcatattatcttatatttttgataataattaccTTCACTAGGTTTATGGCCGAACAATCCGTTGCAGAACGCAGGTATCCTAGTGGATCCTCCTATATCGCTGCCGACGGCGATCGGTACACCACTCGCCGATACTATAGCACTGTCTCCACCACTGCTACCGCCCACCGTCCTGCTAGTGTTGTAAGGATTGTTCGTCTGTCCGTACAGATTGTTCCTGGACTCGACCCATTGATTCAGCTCGGGAATATTAGTCTTCGCGATTAAAATCGCTCCGGCCTCCTTGAAGTAACGAATTGTCGTAGCGTCCTCCTCGGCACGACAGTTACGACGGCAAAGCAAACCCATTGAATGAATTAATCCTGACAAAGTGTAAaggaaacaatattaattagcGTCAAAATCCTATCATTTTAGAAAGGATCACTTAGTCGCATTTTTACTTCACAAGTCtgtttaaaaatcattttgaaCCGGAAGAAAGATGCAGAATATTTTAACGATGTCACTTTACCTTTAGCACGGTTACTCTCCTTCGTAGTGAAAGGGACACCCAGGAACGGCTGCGTTACCTTTAACTTCTCTGGGTCTGTGCTCTTTTCTATTATGTCATCCACTGCTTTTGCCTCTTTAATTGCATCATCGTATCTATCTTGCACAATTGCGTTAATTAAGCCATTTACTTCCTTACATCTCTCAATGTAAGTCCTCACGACCTCCTCCGACGAAACTTTCTTTGTTCTAAAATAAGGTAAACGCGACATTTCACATTTATGGACAAATATAAcatattcttatttataatattatatattataatctgtACATTTAATTCAGTCTTACAATGCGTAAATGTATAACGCAATGTAtaagcaaaatataaataaaaatatcaataataattcaaccTGATTTTCTCCGCTAAGGAAACAGCACTTTCTAATAGAAGATTGTTTTTCACTGGCGGTACCTTCTTTGCCTTATTATCATAATACAAGCCAAAGGCAAAATCTACAAAGCAATCAAAGAGGGAATGCAGATGCACGATCATACATCTTAAGAATTTCCAACATAGATTCTTAGCAAGCTGTACTGTGTCTTTGCACTGTCCAGAATCCTGTGCAGAAATATCAGaatgttttaattacttgTACATAAATACTTGTGTCAAATATATActacaaatatttatctgaaaataatatcaGATTTCCATGTAAAACAGTAATGGGACTTTAGGGTCAATACATTTGTGGACCTGCTGAactcgaataaaataaaataatcaaggtgaaaattttctaaacCCTGGGGAAAGTTGTGAAAGAACAGATTGTTTTACAGAAAAACCTCGTCCCACACCAAATAGtttctaataaaatgataattgtgactaatataattgattaaaaaatttttttatggtaaagagaaaatagagagagatagagaaaaagGAAGGGCAGGCACTGTGATCACTCACTTTCACCGAAATTCCACATTTTTATGGTTCTATGCTTTGCAagttcctttctctcttcattgttctttattttaccattaaaattaattgtttaaagaCCACTTGCAAAGGATACATTCAAAAATGAGCACGATTGCGCTTCTTCagtttcatattattattgaaatgataataaataaaaataatatttaatatacgcgcgttttgtcttttaaaaaatataagaaaatcgATTTAACAACAGTTAGCAAAGTTCTAACAGTTGCGCAAAAAAACTGAATACCACCGCGATGCGGTGGAACTATTGCGACACTTATTTGgcatacatttacatttacttCGTATTTAACGATTAAACAAATAGGAAATACAATGTCAATTCCTTGCACAATcgattttcatgaataaatagcgcttacatgtacatacataaaacatgttaatttaacaataaacGTGATAACCAAGTGTATGTACAaacatatcatttttaatttatgcaaattgaTCGAGCGTGACATATAAGTTTTCTtcaatataccttatttttcACGGAAGTGCACATGATTTCTTCGAGCTGTCGGAGAAAGATATCAGATTAATATATGATACGAGCACTTGTTTCACGAAATACTCGAAATTCACTTTACACTCGACGCACAAACTATCAGTCCTCCTCAGTCGTCCGTTACTTCTTCCCGTCTCTCACGGAAGTACCTTTGGAACATACGGTGATACGGTTTACCGGGTTTTATTTTTGTGCTCTTTTTCCACCTCCGTCTCCGATAATACTGTTAGAAGACAGTAGAGACTCACAGCGAGATCTGTTGAAACTAATAAAGAAAGCAATTTTTCCGGTTCACTTACCACtacaaatgcttcaaaacACTTCTTAAGAGTGTCTCGAAGCGTTTGTAGCGCCAAGTGGACCACCTCTTCGACTCATATTTTTCAGTTAGTGACTGTCATGCGGTGTAAGTTGGTACCACTTCTTACACGTGATCCTATGAGAAACCGCACGCATCATGCATGTGTCAAGCAAGATCAAGTGGACTCGCGTATGTGTGTATCGAGCGAGTCGAGTGATGTCATCCGAATAGAGTTGTCATCCGTTTAATCATCAGGCAGGTTATACATACCGTCGAAGAGATTCGATATGATCATCGCCACTGTCAAGACGCACTAGACTGATCTCAGATGCGCTTCTGACACCTAAAATCCAGCAGGCGTAAATCCGCGATTTTTGACGGGAGAGACCGTGAAACGAGATTGGTGAGACGGGCCGTGATTGAGACGCGACGATGTTCTCGAGCGGGCCGAACTACACGAAGCTGAAGACGCATCTGCGTCTGGCGATCAACCGGCTAAAGTTgctggagaagaagaagacggagCTGGCGCAGAAGGCACGCCGCGAGATCGCCGATTACATCGCCGCTGGCAAGACGGAGCGCGCCAAGATCCGGGTGGAGCACATCATCCGTGAGGACTACATGGTGGAGGCGATGGAGCTGTTGGAGATGTACTGCGACCTGCTGCTCGCGCGGTTCGGTCTCATCCAGCAAATGAAGTCAGTACCTGTCAAGTACTAACAGTGTACTGATTCATCAGTCATGACAATGATCTAACTTAACTTAGACTGTAGTCCAGCACTGCGAATAGCTATGAGACACTCTTTATCCTGCTTTttagcaaattattttttttttctagaaACCTCGACGATGGTCTCGCGGAGGCGATATCCACTATTCTCTGGGTAGCGCCTCGTATCCAGACAGATGTGCAGGAGGTCAAGGTGATAGCAGACATTCTGACGTCCAAGTATGGTAGACAATATACGGAGGCATGCCGCGAAGAGGCGATCCAGACGATATCGGAGAAGCTGAAACACAAGATGAGCGTGCAGTCGCCGTCGAAACTGCTCGTCGAGAAATACCTAATAGAGATTGCAAAGAATTACAACGTGGAGTACGAGCCAGATCCGCAAGTGATGGCAGAAGCGCAGGACGCGATGCTGATAGACATAGGAGCCAACGGAGGAGAATCGAGGAACAATCTGGACACGGCCAGTGGTGGAGGCATGCCCCATCCGCCTGGATTCATAGGTTTCCCACAACCACCCCTGTTGCCCGATCCGAATTCTGGATTCCACACGAGCACGGTACGCCacttttaatttccttttgCAATCACAAGCGATTAATTCAATTCGTTAAAAATTATCCAGACGAAATTTCCCCGTTAGCTTCAGCGTTACTAAGGATACCGCATCTTTTCAGGATTCGGAAAAGAATTCAGACACTTCATCCATAGGATTCGTATCCCCGACGTCGCCACCTTCTGAGAAGGACCAGAACACTCCCTTCAATCCTGCAGCGTTTTCATACAATATACCTCTGGATAATGCTAACTCAAACAAACCCGTGAGTAATGTGCATTCACTACTCCAACGGAAACTCTCTAATTCCGtgataacattatattaacaGATCATAATTTTTCCACAAttcataatttgtaataatgtgTGAAATATTGTTGATCAGGAGGAGGATCTACCACCACCGTATCCCAACTTTCCGCCCGATTTAAACAAACAGGTAAAATCACGTGTTTTCCCTTATCCTtctaatttttacaaaatgatttataaataaacgcacatttataatattcgcataagcatataaatataaagctaACTATATTTCTTCAACCGTTTATTAAACTCTACGcaatatactttttgtttcgTATAGTCGGATGAGAAACCGAAACCCCAGCCGAGGTCGAAGATGCCAATGAACAATTATCAGCTTCCAGATCTGCCGGCGGTGCCGACAGAGAGTAACGATCCGCCCGCGAACTCGGCTCAGAACGACGACATTGATTTCGACGATCTGATGAAACGATTCGAGGACTTGAAGAAGAGGAAGTAACGCTCGGCAGTGGACGGATATTACGTACGAAACGTGTTGTTCCCATTTTTGCTTTATCATCGCGAGACGATGTGCGACGTTGTATTTAGTAGTGCCTtccagaaaaaaaaagagggttCCTAGGTTTTAAGACGATGCGATACGGTGCTTTtgcgagaaaagagaaacgaaaatGATTAGTTGTGCGTCCACCCGTGCGAGAATGTCAAGTAtgtataaattgttataatgtTAATTGACATACAACGTGTTAATTTATATactgtatatttctttttacagtCATTACATGTACTATAGTGCTTTACAGGTTAGCTACacgtaatatcttttttttcaaatcatTTCCTCGCggataatgattaatttttctcactTGCTTCTCTCTTCcatgtttttcttcttcttggaaaaattattaggtaatcaattattaaaatgtacataCACTGTTAATCATCCCAATCTTCACATCTCTgaaaaggaaataattatattaaaaaaaaattgtttaatattgattttgaacaatattaaaactttttgggtgttttggaaatatattcttattagcgtaaaataagaatattctaaaataacAGATTTTCATATATCTCTTTCTAGTCTAGTCtagcaat encodes the following:
- the LOC105279788 gene encoding fatty-acid amide hydrolase 2 codes for the protein MCTSVKNKDSGQCKDTVQLAKNLCWKFLRCMIVHLHSLFDCFVDFAFGLYYDNKAKKVPPVKNNLLLESAVSLAEKIRTKKVSSEEVVRTYIERCKEVNGLINAIVQDRYDDAIKEAKAVDDIIEKSTDPEKLKVTQPFLGVPFTTKESNRAKGLIHSMGLLCRRNCRAEEDATTIRYFKEAGAILIAKTNIPELNQWVESRNNLYGQTNNPYNTSRTVGGSSGGDSAIVSASGVPIAVGSDIGGSTRIPAFCNGLFGHKPSEGLTPVAGIGLRDIDYPSTMVAVGPICRKTEDLIPSMKVLIGPNVSKVRLDEPVNVKNLKVYYQANSCDLRTSKVSGAMQAALMKAVAHFKELTGFAEKIKVPGSEYSFRLWRYWMTREDINFKLDLTDRKYVTSATREVFNLLTGNSQLTLAALIKLIDADYFPQENAEWAKSVTGKAKQFLLETLSDDGVLFYPSSPTTAGYHYSPFLKPYNFGYTALFNVLRFPTCQVPLGLDEQGVPVGIQVIAAPYNDHLCFAVAKELEAAFGGWVPPS
- the LOC105279784 gene encoding IST1 homolog: MFSSGPNYTKLKTHLRLAINRLKLLEKKKTELAQKARREIADYIAAGKTERAKIRVEHIIREDYMVEAMELLEMYCDLLLARFGLIQQMKNLDDGLAEAISTILWVAPRIQTDVQEVKVIADILTSKYGRQYTEACREEAIQTISEKLKHKMSVQSPSKLLVEKYLIEIAKNYNVEYEPDPQVMAEAQDAMLIDIGANGGESRNNLDTASGGGMPHPPGFIGFPQPPLLPDPNSGFHTSTDSEKNSDTSSIGFVSPTSPPSEKDQNTPFNPAAFSYNIPLDNANSNKPEEDLPPPYPNFPPDLNKQSDEKPKPQPRSKMPMNNYQLPDLPAVPTESNDPPANSAQNDDIDFDDLMKRFEDLKKRK